Sequence from the Candidatus Eisenbacteria bacterium genome:
GGGTGAGGCGGGTATCAGGGTACGCGGACGGTCGGGTTCCCACCGACCTCCCCTAGTGGACGGTCTCCTGCGCGACCCCGAACTCGGCCAGCTTGGCCATGACTTCGCTCTTGATGCTGTCCAGCCGCTCCTGCGTCTTCGCCTCGAAGCGCACCACCAGCACGGGCTGGGTGTTGGAGGCGCGGACGAGGCCCCAGCCGTCGCCGAAGCGGATGCGGGCGCCGTCGATGTCCAGCACGTCATGGGTCTTCTTGAAGTGGTCGCGGACCGCGGCCACGATGCGGAACTTGTCGGCGTCGGTGGTGTCCAGGCGGGTCTCCGGGGTGCTCACGTACTGGGGCATCTCCGCGGCCAGCTCCGAGAGCTTCTTCCCGCGCCGGTCCAGGATCTGGAGCAGCAGCAGCGAGGCGTAGATGGCGTCGTCGAAGCCGTAGAAGTTCTCGGCGAAGAACATGTGGCCGCTCATTTCCCCGGCGATGGGCGCGCCCTCCTCCTTCATCTTGGCCTTGAGCAGCGCGTGACCGGTCTTCCACATCAGGGTGCTGGCCCCGCGCGCCTTCAGGAACTCCTCGAGCCCCTGCGAGCACTTCACGTCGAAGATCACCCGCGCGCCGGGGATGCGCGTGAGCACGTCCGCGGCCAGGATGCCCAGGAGCTGGTCGCCGTAGAGCAGCCGGCCGGTCTCGTCCACCGCGCCGATGCGGTCGGCGTCGCCGTCCCAGCCCAGTCCCACCGAGCAACCCGCCCGGGTCACCAGCGCCTGCAGGTCCCGGGTGAACTTGAGCACCGTGGGATCCGGCAGGTGGTTGGGGAAGCGGCCGTCGGGCTCGGTGTAGAGCTCGTGCACCTCCATGCCCATGCCCTTGAGCACCGGGACCGCCACCGGCCCGGCCACCCCGTTGCCCGCGTCCACCGCGATGCGCCGGCCCGCCGTGAGGCGGATCTTGGAGCGCAGCATGTCCTGGTAGGCGCCCACCACGTCGGCCTCGCGCAGCGTGCCCCGACCGGTCTCGTAGTTCCCGCGGCGGCACAGCTCTCCCAGGCTCTGGATGTCGCCCCCGTACACCGGGGCCATGCCGCGGCACATCTTGAATCCGTTGTAGTCGATCGGGTTGTGGCTGCCCGTGACCTGCACCCCGCCGTCCACCTTGAGGTGATCGATGGAGAAATACAGCGTCGGCGTCGGCGTGACCCCCAGGCGGGTCACGTCCATTCCGGTGGACAGGATGCCCTCGGCCAGCTTTCCGGCCAGCCGCGGCGAGCTCAGGCGCACGTCCTGGCCCACGGTGACGTGCCTGGCGCCGTGGCGGCGCATGTAGGTGCCGTAGGCGCGGCCCACCTGCGTGGCCACCTCGTCGGTGAGCTCCGTGTCGGCGATGCCGCGGATGTCGTACTCGCGAAAGATCAGGGGATTCATGAATGGTCCTTTCGATGGTACCCGCCGCGGCCCGACGGGCGGGGCGGCGAGTCTGAAGAAGGCCCGCCTCGGCGGGCGCCTTATTCCCTGCGCCTCAGGTAGGCGTCGATGAACCCGTCCAGGTCGCCGTCCAGCACCGACTGGACGTTGGAAGTCTCGTGGTCGGTGCGGTGGTCCTTGACCATGGTGTAGGGGTGCAGCACGTAGGAGCGGATCTGGCTCCCGAAGGCGATATCGCTCTTGTTGTCGGTGATGTGCGCCAGCTTCTTGCGCTCCTGCTCCAGCAGGTGCGCGTACAGGCGCGCCTTGAGTATGGTCAGCGCGTTCTCGCGGTTGCGGTGCTGGCTGCGCTCGTTCTGGCTGGTGGCGACGATATTGGTGGGCAGGTGCGTCATGCGCACCGCGCTGTCGGTCTTGTTCACGTGCTGGCCGCCGGCGCCGCTGGAGCGGTAGGTGTCCACGCGCACGTCGCCCATGTCGATCTCGACCTTGATGGTGTCGTCCACCCGCGGGAACACGAACACCGAGGCGAAGGCGGTGTGGCGCCGGTGGGCGGCGTCGAAGGGCGAGAGCCGCACCAGCCGGTGCACCCCCGACTCGCTCTTGAGGTAGCCGTAGCCGTACTCGGCGGTGACTTCCAGCGTGGCGTCCTTGATGCCGGCCTCGTCGCCCGACTGCAGATCCAGGACCTGGTGGGGGTAGCCGCGGCGCTCCAGCCAGCGGGTGTACATGCGGAAGAGCATCTGGGCCCAGTCCTGGGAGTCGGTGCCGCCCGCGCCGGGGTGAATGGACACCAGCGCGCCCAGCCGGTCGTTGGGATCGGAGAGCAGGCTCACCAGCTCCAGGTCGGCGATCGCGCGCGCCAGCGCCTCCGCGTCCCGGTCCAGCTCCTCCAGGGTGGCCGCGTCCTCCTCGCCGGCGGCCATCTCCAGCAGCTCGCGCGAGTCCGAGAGGCGGCGGTTCAGCCCGCCCCACGTCTCCACCTTCCTCTTGGCGCTCTTGAGCTCGGAGATGACAGCCTCGGCGTCGTCGGGGCGGTCCCAGAAGCCGGCCTCCCCCATGCGGGCCTCGGCCCGGAGGATCACCTCTTCCTGGCGCTCCAGGTCAAAGGTACCTCCGCAGCTGCGTGAGGGTGGTGGTCAGGGTCTCGTAATGCTGGCGCAGCGAGGAAATATCCGGCACGTGGGAGTCCTTGCTCAGGTCCTTCGGGTTCGCCCGGGGCGTCCGGCGGGGAGCTCCCGCCGGCCAAGCCCCGGCCTTCGGCGCCTACTGTCAGTTCCCTCTTCCTTCCGGGAGCCCG
This genomic interval carries:
- a CDS encoding phosphomannomutase/phosphoglucomutase, which codes for MNPLIFREYDIRGIADTELTDEVATQVGRAYGTYMRRHGARHVTVGQDVRLSSPRLAGKLAEGILSTGMDVTRLGVTPTPTLYFSIDHLKVDGGVQVTGSHNPIDYNGFKMCRGMAPVYGGDIQSLGELCRRGNYETGRGTLREADVVGAYQDMLRSKIRLTAGRRIAVDAGNGVAGPVAVPVLKGMGMEVHELYTEPDGRFPNHLPDPTVLKFTRDLQALVTRAGCSVGLGWDGDADRIGAVDETGRLLYGDQLLGILAADVLTRIPGARVIFDVKCSQGLEEFLKARGASTLMWKTGHALLKAKMKEEGAPIAGEMSGHMFFAENFYGFDDAIYASLLLLQILDRRGKKLSELAAEMPQYVSTPETRLDTTDADKFRIVAAVRDHFKKTHDVLDIDGARIRFGDGWGLVRASNTQPVLVVRFEAKTQERLDSIKSEVMAKLAEFGVAQETVH
- the prfB gene encoding peptide chain release factor 2; the encoded protein is MERQEEVILRAEARMGEAGFWDRPDDAEAVISELKSAKRKVETWGGLNRRLSDSRELLEMAAGEEDAATLEELDRDAEALARAIADLELVSLLSDPNDRLGALVSIHPGAGGTDSQDWAQMLFRMYTRWLERRGYPHQVLDLQSGDEAGIKDATLEVTAEYGYGYLKSESGVHRLVRLSPFDAAHRRHTAFASVFVFPRVDDTIKVEIDMGDVRVDTYRSSGAGGQHVNKTDSAVRMTHLPTNIVATSQNERSQHRNRENALTILKARLYAHLLEQERKKLAHITDNKSDIAFGSQIRSYVLHPYTMVKDHRTDHETSNVQSVLDGDLDGFIDAYLRRRE